The following is a genomic window from Solanum lycopersicum chromosome 6, SLM_r2.1.
AAGTTATGAAGCTAACAACATCAAATACCACAACATTGCATATTGAATACTTAAGCAAAAGGAATCAGAAGAGTGAAAAGTACAAAATAATCCAGTTATACAAGGAGTTGCAAACAGTTTTGTTAGCAACAAGGTAGGTTCTCCATCGAAGATAGGAAGTTGCACGTTGAATAAATGGAAGCAGCAGCAGCCCTGACAGCTAAATCGGTTTCAGAGCTCTCGGCTTTCTCTAGTCTGCATAGTGAATGTACAATAACATAAGCTTCACTACGTGAAGAAAATATCAAGAACTTTATGCCAAGGAAATGCACAATGggaagaataataaataaagacaaGCGTATGCTCAGGCCATTAAATATTTGACTTCAATTTGTAGTACTACCAACTGAAAGACTTGTCCGTATAGCCTTGATAAGAACAAACATGTGTAATGCCTGTAGAAGTATGCTCAAATTTGAATGGTGTAAGTTCTACTTGTTACATTCAGTTTTCAGTTTTCTTTCTTAAGCATGCAAAATACATTTGAAGTTTTAACGTTCTATCAGTAGACCAATTCATCAGAAATGTCAAAAGACTTGCAAGTTATACAACGCAAATAAGTGTTTCAGGTCATATGAACACTTACCTGCAGTCATTTTGCAATAGCCCCAACTGATGCAAATTATGCGGTGCACCAAATTTCTGAAGACCCTGTTCACATTGCAGCTGCATTTGCCTTACTTGGTTCAGCCAACTTTCCTAAATTCACATATAACAGACTAAAACGATGAATATCTTTTGGTGCAGGACAGGAAAAGAGGAACAAGGTAAACTCAGAAAAACACCGTTAAGAAAATAGTATTTTaaaggaagaaataaaagacataaatacaaatatatatctaTCATATGCTTATTTGCAGTTGCTTCTATAAGCAAATCATCTTTATCTATATTACGATGAAGATGAGAAGATTTCAAGCAAACTACTGCCCTGTACCTTCCAATAGAATTAAATGGTAAACTTTTACTTCTCGTAAGATAACATAACTACATAAACATGCTTCAATTTACACAAACTTGAACAGACATTACTCtaatttgtataaatacatCAAATATTGTTATTCAGACAGAACATCCTCGAGCCTTCGACAAGCTTTCTGCAAAAACGCAAAGCACAGAAGGAAGAGTAGCTCTTTTGGATGAATTTTCAACATTCATTTCTCAAACAATGTATACATGGCATGAGATTTTTAGCAGACTCACCAGTTGCCTTTCTTCATCTGAAAGAGCTCCATCCATCTGATCAAACAATGCTGTCCATCTAGCATGATGTGCATGAGCAGTAGCATTGTCAAAATGACCAACAGAAGAGCTTTGTGTACCATATGAGCTGTTCTCTTGATTAGATGAGAATTCTCTGGAAAATAAGCAAGGGAATTCTGTTTGAATTACAGCCCGGACTCTTTTTTTACTACGTCGCAATGCTGCAAATATAGAAAGGAGTACATTATAACTTTGATTTAAGTCAAATAAACTGCAACCTTAAGATAATTTTTCTCTACCTGCAAGACGGCCTTTGATGTCTTGATGAAGCAATTCCAACCATTGTGAGGCTACACTAGCAGCTAGATGTAAAAAAAGAATACCTATATCAGTTGAGTACTGCAGATAAAACATGATTTAGATGACAAACGGACCATTCCTTGAAGCCTACCGCTTGTACAACTAGATTTCCAAGGGTCTGTTAATCTAAAATGCTAAAAGGCTCATCTTACAAGTTTTCGGAAGAACACTTAACTAGTCATAATAAGCACATCATGTAATCCAAgagaaacaaacaaaataaaagaatgaagatATAAACCAACCTTTGATAGAAAGTGAATTAACACTTGCTAGGTTTGCTGATTCCTCATTAGATAATGAGCTCGTATTATCTGATGCAATGGTTGTGGATGATGACAATTTCAGTGCAAGTGCATCATTCTCAGTGCCTATATTAGGGTTTGGATGATAAACCATCTTTCCAGTAACCCTGGTGTCAACCATGCATGCACCTCCATCTCCTCCTGTAAACACTGAGTTCAAAGAGATTGATTTATTCAGTGATGTTAGGTAACCATTTCTACACCTGCTTCCTGGCAGATCTTCAAGAGCAGGGTTGAATCTGCTCACTCCTGGACCATCTATATTTTCCTGGTCTTTGTTTCTTTCACTATGGTCTTTCAATCCCCCCTTTGTTTGGATGGAAGGAACCTTGCTCCTACCATGGGCATTTTCACGCTTTTCAGATTTTACTAGGGCTTCTATAATGGAATGAACTTGCTTACTGTTCCTGACATGGTTTATGATCCCTGGGTTTAACCCGTTGAGCAACCCACTCGGTGCAGCAATCTTTGCAAACCTGTCAACTCGTTCTTTCTTCGCAAGCTCTAACTTTTTTTTCATCCCATCACTTTTACTTTTCCTCCCTTGCTGCTTTGGCATGGGTGCACCTCCGTGACTATGTGAAAGAAAACCATTTTGTTTCATCTCATTCCAGATTCTCATCGACTCATTCTCGTCCAATGGACCAACCGAGCTTGCACACTCAAAATCATCCTTTGATTTCAAGTACACAGAGTTCTTGCACGGATACGAAGATTCATGATTAATAGAGCTAGAAACATCTTCTGCATTCAGATCTAAAGCAAACCTTTTTGACTTCATAGGGTCCCCCTCTTGACCATTGTCTTTCTTCCCCAGAGAGGCCAGTTTGTTGGTTTCTTCAACATGTGATGCAATCACATTGCTAGAAGCAACAACATTTGCATTCAGATCAATCAATCTAAGTGTAGGATCAGTAACCAGATTTCCGGTGCCCATTTCAGTTTTTTCTGATGGAACAAGAGAagaaattattacatcatttttttggCTTCGTTACCTTCACAAAGATTCAAATGTCGACAAAATAGCgccaaaaatataacatagatAGAGCTTAATTTCAGTAAACAAAAACACTGCACTAGAAAATCAAAGTCTGCATCTTGAGGAAACAATTCTCTATATGTTTATCAAACTGCACTAGAAAATCAAAAGACTGCATTTTGAGTAAACAATTCTCTATACATTTATCAAACTGCACTAGAAAATCAAAGACTGCATCTTGAGTAAACaattctctatatatatatatatcaaactaCACTAGAAAATCAAAGACTGCATCTTGATGAAACAATTCtctatatatttatcattttaacaGATCCAAACtgcttaaaattttaaactttcagTTCCTACCACTACAAATCGTTCAAACTTTCAAGATTCACATCTgcaatttaaagttaaaagttcaaatattagaaaaaagacTACCTTCTGTACGCAGAACAGATTCAAGATCCCTCATTTTCACTCTTTTGTGACAAAGTCCTGGTCTTTCTTCAACTCCCACACGGCCCCTCTTCTCCCCAGCAATGACCTGAAACATCAGAGTTAATACACACCCAATAAACAAAAACCAAGAAAGAACTGAAATAAGTCATAAGCCAAAGGGTTAAATCTCTAACCTTTGTCCCAGTCCCAGATCCAGTTATCCCAATAGACTGATCAGGAACCCCACAATCCTCTTCCATAATTGACTAAAGAAAACTTTGTTTTATCAATTTAGGTTGAAGAATTTCAACTAAATTCAACAacccacaaaattcaaattcaaattcaaaaccgTAAATCTGAATTGCTTACACATACAAAGACCAAGAGAAAGAGTAACTATTAGTAGCtatcttcaaaattttgaatttgtttgGTCTAGGGTTTCAAAGCCATGAGAGAAGAAGTGGTTTTTTTTCAACTGGGGGGTTAGGGGAggggggtaggggtagggggAAAGGGAAATGAATAAGCAATTAGATGTGGAGGGATGAGAATTTGAATTTGCAGGAAGAGCGCGCCGTTAAGTAGCGTTACTTCACCGGTAAAGCTACAGAAGAAAGCGGAATGTAGTTCTCTGAACAAAATACTATATTTGTTTtggtttttctcttattttcggGTTTCAAATTCAAATGCAAAGGGTTTTGGAGCCCTTGGAGGGACCAAAATCAAGATGGGAATATTGCCGCGCTGGACAATAAAAAAGGGTTACTTTTCTACTTTCAATCCTATGGGCAAGCTTTTGAATTCGGAACGActcaatttataataataatatcttttttcacttcattatttttaacatatttatattataattttaatacatatattacaAAGAAGTAATTTATTAAACACGTAATAATAAGTTTTCTCGatggataatatatttatcacacattttaaaatacaaaaaagagcCTAAAATACACTTGAAATATTAGAAATGGTGCAAGACTACCATTCATCTACGGCTCCAAAATATCATTCTTATtcacctattgactccaaataCTCTTATCATCCacatttgaattcaaaattgaccacttatttaacgattttaaatttgaactatttaaatttttttttaaaatatgtgaagctcaactatttattataatttaacttattattataaattataaaccaATCCACTActcacccattactaattaaacccacccaattaataaacatGTCTAATTACTAATGCAATAATAGGAAAACTACTGTCAATGAgtgtttctaaaaatttgagGTGAAAATGTCTATAGAAGTACATTATCATACATTTAAGTCctcaatcaaaacatattataattcaagtgtcgaaataaaaattactgataaacttaaaagtctgactatgttcatcttaattatgtCTTCTTTTCGATTATGTGATGTCAtttaatagataattttttgaaaagtacatattaaaattttaatatttaaaacaaatcataaatatttaaaaattatattagaaaatgcatgaattaattcgagaTGTActtcttctttacctttaatcataaatttcgaattcaagcttgaaagagaatcctattgaaagtgtcctcctaaataagcggctcaacctattTAATTGGGCTTCAATTCAGACtctaataattttgaatatcaTTTTTAGAAATATGTAATTTCGTCGTATTTTAGTAGTTTTGTAGgacaattttgatattaaaatttgtttatttgGGTAGTGGGATGATTTATATgatactaataaattaaataaaaaccaatAGTTGAgtgccaaaaataaaaaaaaatattcaaatagtttaaatttataaatcttaaataagtggtcaattttgaacctaaaggtggatgagaagggtactttggagccaataggtggatgaaaagagCATTTTGAAGCTAATAGGTGGACGGAGGGTAGTTTCGTACTACTTTCAATACTTCGAGAGTATTTTAATCCCTTTTCATAATACaatgtgtcatttttttttaccaaatacacctaatatattttaaaatagttataatacatacatacatacatacatacatacatacatacatacatatatatatatatatatatatattgcatatataaATCACTTTTAATACTAGTTAcgtattgctataaatgataataagcaaaaaatatcactaaaatTAGTAATTGTTTATTAATAGGTACCCATCCAAGTAAAATTTTTCccataatatttgtattatgtatcaaatgtatttatatttcattttactatattttgtattttctatcaatattattttgaaaatttgtattCTAGTAGTTGTATTTGTCGATACAAATTACATtctctaaaataattatattccatatataatacaaattgattGTATCACTTGTAATTGTAATAAAACTTGATACGATGAATACAACAATATACATCTATCCTTCGTAttctatatcaattttattttcaacaaaTATAGACAAGTATTTATTTGTATCAACTGTATTTGTATTCGATATTAGTTGTATTTATGTAACAGAACATGTATTCATTCTCCCTCGATCTCGCTCACCTTTCTTCTCCTAATATGTAGCTAAATACAATACctttttttatatctataattgtattcattttgatatatatatatatatatatatatatatatcagttaTATCAATTGTATTCGTGATATAACTTGATACAATGAATACGACAGGTATATTTTAACATCTCTCGTCACTCTCCTCCCTCTTTCTCTCAGATCTCAGTCGGCCTTTCTCACTCTAGTCTCGCTCACCTCTATTATAGGATGGTATCGTGACTAGGGATCCATGTTATTAGCCTTGTTAGAGGCAACGAGGAGTCACATGAAGAGTCAATGTTATTCTATCCTACACTGACTACATAATTCTATGAGACTTTCGAATCATAAAAAACTCTAACCCAATTCAGTGCTGGATACTACTCctgaaataagtgatataaaatgctcaatgtttaaaaacatactcTTCCTCTGGTTTGAGATAAATGGTCAAACTATCCTCTTAAAAGAGGTAtctaattttgaaatatctttgaaCGTGTAACTCatagaaatcaaagtttctctTTTATCAATGTAAAACTGGtactttgggaatacttagttcccatatactCTTACTCAATTCATACTTGAAAATTCTTTCTAAGAAAATCTGAAAACCATATTGTGATATGATCATTGATGACTTGGAAAGTCATACTGCAtaaatattgatgatatatattTAGCATAAACATTGACGGCATACTCGATTGTCATGCTAATCATGTTTTACGAACTCCTTCTCAAAACTCATCTTTACTTCCTCAAAAACTCAATTTAAACTCaagttttgaattaaaaaaaacttttcaagataTATAACTCAACATAGGGTTTTTTCCAGAATATGGATATGAATGATCCAACTCATGGATCTTAATATCAATATGGAAACTCAGTACTCAGAAATCAAGAAATCAAGAACTCAAAACTCATAACTCAACGGCACCACTCCTTTGAAGAATACTCAACTCATAGAGTTCATGCtaaattatgggcatgaacaaatcaactcaagaatctcaatacataaacatataacaattcaataattagaaatagaatttcaaaaataaataggaaatcaagaactcaaaatcaactcATCTCAAGGATACTCAAATCAACAGGTAGAATTCTAGATTTCTCTTTTACTGATTTGAAAGTAGATGTAAGAAATGAGGACGAACTAGTCAAACACTATGATATCCTTATTTACCTAGAATAACAAAGTTCATGACGAAAAACTTGATTAGAAACTCTGAAATCCTAGCTTGAAGAAGAACAATCAAGAAATCTATTCTTGAGAAATTAGTTCTTGAAATTTTTATGGCCAagaattataattttcattagtGATTCATAATTGTATGGAAGAATTTGAGTTGGAAAGAGTGAAGTTCTTGGAGAAGGACTTattgaaaaagaatgaaaaaatcttGAATGAAGTCTTCTACTTTGATTTTTCCTTGGATTTTTGATTTAGTGTTTGAGAGAGAAGATAAATGGGGGATTAAGGGATGATAAATCTTATTGTTTTGAACCTTTAATTAGCCAGAAAATTTGTTTAGGATTTTCTTAGAGGTAAAAAGACAAAATGatcctttttattgttttcccGTCGGCTAATTCATCACTACACTGTAGCAGATTACTAAAATTTtcacaactttttattattaagcTTGAATGTTGCAAAATTGGTTCAAATACTTCAATTTGATAGGTTATGAGACACCTAAATCTTTTTATTCTATTAAATATAGTCATTTGAAATTGATCTAAGTAGaatcttacatcaaaacttaattGGTAAGGAAACTTTCAACTCAACTTTGTGCTAAAATATTCTAGTGACCTCAATTGATATCCAAAATGATTCTCATACTAAAGAATTGACCTTTACATATAtggaaaatttaagaattaCCCGGTACGATCTTATTAACAAATGAAGAATGGTTCGATtcttaacttaaaaaatttcgGGGTGCTACATTATGATAATATGATATATGCATATGAAATAACATAACTTCtgaatataattgaaaaagacATTTTCTCTGAAAGTAtctcaaaaattatgaaaacttGATAATGTGAAGCATGCATTCTGAAATCACGAAAGTTTTGAGTCATGAAAATACTTGTATATTTAGGGTTCATGAAAATGCAATAGAGAACATGAAATTATAATTAGAATCATACAAGTAAAGGCTAAACATGAAGAATAAGGGATGTTCATCAAGAATCCATAAAGATCCTATAAACCCTAGATTTTTGTAGAAATCATAAACTTGTAGAAATGGGATTTTCTTGGGACTCATTGGGTGGATACCCATTTATCAAATCCTATATACTTGGAGTAACAACCTTGGCTTGATTTCTTCATTGTAGACTTGAATCTTGGAACCCTAGCTCTTGCTTTAGAGAGACATTAGAGGGAAAAATATTGATTTGGGAGAGTTAGGAGAGAGTGAGAGGTTAGAGTAACTAGAATAATGTCACTTAGAATAGGCCAAAACATTAATGATTCTAGGGTTATTTTTGTGTTTCTATGTGCTTTTCCTTTTTTGCCCCATTTCCATAGATCCGTGTAGCTTGTGTGTGGCTTTGGGCTAGGTGGAATGCTCCCCAAGGTGTTCAGTTGAGTTTGGTATGAGTTTTTAAGGTGAACTTCCAAGcaagcaagcctgtgaacatcctttaCTAGCTGCTTCcgttcttcctcaacatgggctacacaaccatagataatctactaagagcaccGACTACTACATTAAGCTTACCAAAATGATAATGCAAACTCACATCATAAttcttaaggaactcaagccatctcttctggcgaagattcaactctttctgggtgaacacatactgaaggcttttatgatcggtgaacacatctacatgaacaccatacaagtagtgtctccatatcttgagtgcaaacatcACTGTTGTAAGCTCGAGGTCATGCGTtagatagttcttctcatgcaccttaagctatCTAGAGGCATACTCTATAACCTTATTtcgttgcatcaacacacaacctaggcctggatgcatcaaaatagatcatataaccatctgaaccctctggtagagtcaagacaggagctgtagtcaatctagttttctattttgcaaagcttttctcacaaacATCTAACTGttggaacttgaccatcttctgagtcaacctagtcaatggtgaggggtatggatgaaaatccttccatgaaccttctataataacccgctagacctaagaaacgtcagatatctgtagcagaggtaggtttGGGACACtttttcactgcttctatcttcgACGAATCCACTCGAATAC
Proteins encoded in this region:
- the LOC101254599 gene encoding uncharacterized protein; translated protein: MEEDCGVPDQSIGITGSGTGTKVIAGEKRGRVGVEERPGLCHKRVKMRDLESVLRTEEKTEMGTGNLVTDPTLRLIDLNANVVASSNVIASHVEETNKLASLGKKDNGQEGDPMKSKRFALDLNAEDVSSSINHESSYPCKNSVYLKSKDDFECASSVGPLDENESMRIWNEMKQNGFLSHSHGGAPMPKQQGRKSKSDGMKKKLELAKKERVDRFAKIAAPSGLLNGLNPGIINHVRNSKQVHSIIEALVKSEKRENAHGRSKVPSIQTKGGLKDHSERNKDQENIDGPGVSRFNPALEDLPGSRCRNGYLTSLNKSISLNSVFTGGDGGACMVDTRVTGKMVYHPNPNIGTENDALALKLSSSTTIASDNTSSLSNEESANLASVNSLSIKAASVASQWLELLHQDIKGRLAALRRSKKRVRAVIQTEFPCLFSREFSSNQENSSYGTQSSSVGHFDNATAHAHHARWTALFDQMDGALSDEERQLESWLNQVRQMQLQCEQGLQKFGAPHNLHQLGLLQNDCRLEKAESSETDLAVRAAAASIYSTCNFLSSMENLPCC